In Camelus ferus isolate YT-003-E chromosome 10, BCGSAC_Cfer_1.0, whole genome shotgun sequence, the following proteins share a genomic window:
- the GPR137 gene encoding integral membrane protein GPR137 isoform X1, whose protein sequence is MESNLSGLVPAAGLVPALPPAVTLGLTAAYTTLYALLFFSVYAQLWLVLLYGHKRLSYQTVFLALCLLWAALRTTLFSFYFRDTPRANRLGPLPFWLLYCCPVCLQFFTLTLMNLYFAQVVFKAKAKRRPEMSRGLLAVRGAFVGASLLFLLVNVLCAVLSRRRRAQPWALLLVRVLVSDSLFVICALSLAACLCLVARRAPSTSIYLEAKGTSVCQAAAMGGAMVLLYASRACYNLAALALAPQSRLDAFDYDWYNVSDQADLVNDLGNKGYLVFGLILFVWELLPTTLLVGFFRVHRPPQDLSTSRILNGQVFGSRSYFFDRAHCEDEGCSWEHSRGESTSMSGSLSSGSWYGTIGREPGWCGGSQTRTTPLLFSQVLGPGSHHHSLYSTPQT, encoded by the exons ATGGAGAGTAACCTGTCTGGCCTGGTGCCTGCTGCTGGGCTGGTGCCTGCGCTGCCGCCTGCCGTGACCCTGGGGCTGACTGCGGCCTACACTACCCTGTATGCCCTGCTCTTCTTCTCCGTCTATGCCCAGCTCTGGCTGGTGCTCCTGTATGGGCACAAGCGTCTCAGCTATCAGACGGTGTTCCTGGCACTGTGTCTGCTCTGGGCTGCCTTGCGTACCACCCTCTTCTCCTTCTATTTTCGAGATACACCCCGAGCCAACCGCCTGGGACCCCTGCCCTTTTGGCTTCTCTACTGCTGCCCTGTCTGCCTGCAGTTCTTCACACTGACGCTTATGAACCTCTACTTTGCTCAG GTGGTGTTCAAGGCCAAGGCAAAGCGTCGGCCAGAGATGAGCCGAGGCTT GCTGGCTGTCCGAGGGGCCTTCGTGGGGGCCTCGCTGCTCTTTCTGCTGGTGAATGTGCTGTGTGCAGTGCTGTCCCGCCGGCGCCGGGCACAGCCCTGGGCCCTCCTGCTGGTGCGCGTCCTGGTGAGCGACTCCCTGTTTGTTATCTGCGCACTCTCTCTTGCTGCCTGCCTCTGCCTTGTCGCCCGGCGGGCCCCCTCCACCAGCATCTACCTGGAGGCCAAG GGGACCAGTGTGTGCCAGGCAGCTGCAATGGGTGGCGCCATGGTCCTGCTCTATGCCAGCCGGGCCTGCTACAACCTGGCGGCCCTGGCCTTGGCCCCCCAGAGCCGGCTGGATGCCTTCGATTATGACTGGTACAACGTCTCTGACCAG gCGGACCTGGTGAATGACTTGGGGAACAAAGGCTACCTGGTGTTTGGCCTCATCCTTTTTGTGTGGGAACTGCTGCCCACCACCCTGCTGGTGGGCTTCTTTCGGGTGCATCGGCCCCCACAGGACCTG AGCACCAGCCGCATCCTCAACGGGCAGGTCTTTGGCTCCCGTTCCTACTTCTTTGACCGGGCCCACTGCGAGGACGAGGGCTGCTCTTGGGAGCACAGCCGGGGCGAGAGCACCAG CATGTCTGGCAGCCTGAGCTCTGGTAGCTGGTACGGCACCATCGGGCGGGAGCCAGGCTGGTGCGGAGGCAGCCAGACGCGGACCACTCCTCTGCTCTTCTCCCAGGTTCTAGGACCAGGCAGCCACCACCACAGTCTCTACTCCACCCCACAGACGTGA
- the GPR137 gene encoding integral membrane protein GPR137 isoform X2 → MESNLSGLVPAAGLVPALPPAVTLGLTAAYTTLYALLFFSVYAQLWLVLLYGHKRLSYQTVFLALCLLWAALRTTLFSFYFRDTPRANRLGPLPFWLLYCCPVCLQFFTLTLMNLYFAQVVFKAKAKRRPEMSRGLLAVRGAFVGASLLFLLVNVLCAVLSRRRRAQPWALLLVRVLVSDSLFVICALSLAACLCLVARRAPSTSIYLEAKGTSVCQAAAMGGAMVLLYASRACYNLAALALAPQSRLDAFDYDWYNVSDQADLVNDLGNKGYLVFGLILFVWELLPTTLLVGFFRVHRPPQDLSTSRILNGQVFGSRSYFFDRAHCEDEGCSWEHSRGESTRF, encoded by the exons ATGGAGAGTAACCTGTCTGGCCTGGTGCCTGCTGCTGGGCTGGTGCCTGCGCTGCCGCCTGCCGTGACCCTGGGGCTGACTGCGGCCTACACTACCCTGTATGCCCTGCTCTTCTTCTCCGTCTATGCCCAGCTCTGGCTGGTGCTCCTGTATGGGCACAAGCGTCTCAGCTATCAGACGGTGTTCCTGGCACTGTGTCTGCTCTGGGCTGCCTTGCGTACCACCCTCTTCTCCTTCTATTTTCGAGATACACCCCGAGCCAACCGCCTGGGACCCCTGCCCTTTTGGCTTCTCTACTGCTGCCCTGTCTGCCTGCAGTTCTTCACACTGACGCTTATGAACCTCTACTTTGCTCAG GTGGTGTTCAAGGCCAAGGCAAAGCGTCGGCCAGAGATGAGCCGAGGCTT GCTGGCTGTCCGAGGGGCCTTCGTGGGGGCCTCGCTGCTCTTTCTGCTGGTGAATGTGCTGTGTGCAGTGCTGTCCCGCCGGCGCCGGGCACAGCCCTGGGCCCTCCTGCTGGTGCGCGTCCTGGTGAGCGACTCCCTGTTTGTTATCTGCGCACTCTCTCTTGCTGCCTGCCTCTGCCTTGTCGCCCGGCGGGCCCCCTCCACCAGCATCTACCTGGAGGCCAAG GGGACCAGTGTGTGCCAGGCAGCTGCAATGGGTGGCGCCATGGTCCTGCTCTATGCCAGCCGGGCCTGCTACAACCTGGCGGCCCTGGCCTTGGCCCCCCAGAGCCGGCTGGATGCCTTCGATTATGACTGGTACAACGTCTCTGACCAG gCGGACCTGGTGAATGACTTGGGGAACAAAGGCTACCTGGTGTTTGGCCTCATCCTTTTTGTGTGGGAACTGCTGCCCACCACCCTGCTGGTGGGCTTCTTTCGGGTGCATCGGCCCCCACAGGACCTG AGCACCAGCCGCATCCTCAACGGGCAGGTCTTTGGCTCCCGTTCCTACTTCTTTGACCGGGCCCACTGCGAGGACGAGGGCTGCTCTTGGGAGCACAGCCGGGGCGAGAGCACCAG GTTCTAG